Proteins encoded in a region of the Manis javanica isolate MJ-LG chromosome 15, MJ_LKY, whole genome shotgun sequence genome:
- the PLCZ1 gene encoding 1-phosphatidylinositol 4,5-bisphosphate phosphodiesterase zeta-1 isoform X1 translates to MENKWFLSMIRDDFRGGKINLEKTQKLLEKLDVRCSNVHVKHIFKANDRLKQGRITIEEFRSIYRTIAHRKEISEIFNTYSENRKVLFEKNLTAFLRQEQYTFNISKTTVSEIIQKYEPIPEVRQAQQMSFEGFTRYMDSSECLLFNNECEKVYQDMNHPLNDYFISSSHNTYLISDQLVGPSDLWGYVSALVKGCRCLEIDCWDGSQNKPIVYHGYTLTSRLLFKTVIQAIHKYAFVTSDYPVVLSLENHCSASQQEVMADILQSVFGDTLLSDMLDDFPDKLPSPEALKLKVLVRNKKIGTLRETRERRGSDKHGQVEECEEEETDQEDEEDEVKESEAAGILKDSPDQETEKKRVVGLPLFKKRRVKVAMALSDLVIYTKAEKFRSFHHSRMHQQFNETNSIGETKARKLSKLKAHDFILHTRKFITRIYPKGTRTDSSNFNPQEFWNLGCQMVALNFQTAGTPMDLQNGKFLDNGGSGYILKPQFLRDDKSNFNPNTALVDSNPVVLTIRLISGVQLPPSSHSSSNKADSLVMVEIFGVPNDQVKQQTRVIKRNAFGPRWNEAFTFIIQVPELALIRFVVENQSLIAGNEFLGQYTLPVLCMNKGYRRIPLFSRMGESLEPASLFVYVWYIRATNGA, encoded by the exons GTGGTTTCTGTCCATGATTCGGGATGACTTTAGAGGTGGAAAAATTAACCTAGAAAAAACTCAGAAATTACTTGAAAAACTAGATGTTCGGTGCAGTAATGTTCATGTGAAACACATTTTTAAG GCTAATGACAGGCTGAAGCAAGGAAGAATCACTATAGAAGAATTTAGATCAATTTATCGAACTATTGCGCACAGAAAAGAAATTAGTGAGATTTTCAACACGTATTCTGAAAACCGGAAAgttctctttgaaaaaaatctgacTGCATTTTTGAGGCAAGAACAGTATACATTTAACATAAGCAAAACTACTGTTTCTGAGATCATTCAGAAATACGAACCTATTCCAGAAG TTAGGCAGGCACAACAGATGTCATTTGAAGGCTTTACAAGATACATGGATTCATCTGAATGTTTACTATTTAACAATGAGTGTGAAAAAGTTTATCAAGATATGAATCATCcattaaatgattattttatttcaagttcACATAATACATACTTGATATCTGACCAATTAGTAGGACCAAGTGACCTTTGGGGATATGTAag tgCCCTTGTAAAAGGATGCCGTTGTCTGGAAATTGACTGCTGGGATGGATCACAAAATAAACCTATTGTGTATCATGGGTATACACTCACCAGCAGGCTTCTGTTTAAAACTGTTATCCAAGCGATACACAAATATGCATTTGTG ACGTCTGACTACCCAGTGGTGCTCTCATTAGAAAATCACTGCTCCGCTTCCCAGCAAGAAGTGATGGCAGACATTCTGCAGTCTGTTTTTGGAGATACTTTGCTTTCTGATATGCTTGATGATTTTCCTGACAAACTACCTTCACCAGAG GCGTTAAAACTCAAAGTATTagttagaaacaaaaaaataggaaCCTTAAGGGAAACCCGTGAGAGGAGAGGCAGTGATAAGCATGGTCAGGTAGAGGAATGTGAAGAGGAGGAGACAGATCAAGAGGATGAGGAGGACGAAGTCAAGGAATCAGAAGCGGCAGGTATTTTAAAGGACAGTCCAGACcaggaaacagagaagaaaagggtCGTCGGATTACCCCTTTTCAAGAAAAGAAGG GTAAAAGTGGCTATGGCCCTATCTGATCTTGTCATATACACTAAAGCTGAGAAGTTCAGAAGCTTTCACCATTCAAGAATGCACCAACAATTTAATGAAACTAATTCTATTGGGGAGACAAAAGCCCGAAAACTTTCCAAGTTGAAAG cccATGATTTTATTCTTCACACCAGGAAGTTCATTACTAGGATATATCCTAAAGGAACAAGAACAGACTCTTCTAATTTTAATCCTCAAGAATTTTGGAATTTAGGTTGTCAAATGG TGGCCTTAAATTTCCAGACTGCTGGTACGCCTATGGACcttcaaaatggaaaatttttagaTAATGGTggttctggatatattttgaaaccACAATTCCTAAGAGATGATAAATCAAACTTTAATCCAAATACAGCACtggtagacagtaatccagttgtACTTACAATAAGG CTCATCAGTGGTGTCCAGTTGCCTCCCAGCAGCCATTCATCCTCCAACAAAGCTGACAGTTTAGTGATGGTAGAAATTTTTGGCGTTCCAAATGATCAAGTGAAACAGCAGACTCGTGTAATTAAAAGAAATG cTTTTGGTCCAAGATGGAATGAAGCATTCACATTTATTATTCAGGTTCCAGAATTGGCACTGATACGTTTTGTTGTTGAAAATCAAAGTTTAATAGCTGGAAATGAATTTCTCGGGCAATATACTTTACCAGTTCTATGTATGAACAAAG GTTACCGTCGTATCCCTCTGTTTTCCAGAATGGGTGAGAGTCTTGAGCCTGCCTCACTGTTCGTTTATGTTTGGTACATCAGAGCAACTAATGGTGCTTGA
- the PLCZ1 gene encoding 1-phosphatidylinositol 4,5-bisphosphate phosphodiesterase zeta-1 isoform X2, producing MSFEGFTRYMDSSECLLFNNECEKVYQDMNHPLNDYFISSSHNTYLISDQLVGPSDLWGYVSALVKGCRCLEIDCWDGSQNKPIVYHGYTLTSRLLFKTVIQAIHKYAFVTSDYPVVLSLENHCSASQQEVMADILQSVFGDTLLSDMLDDFPDKLPSPEALKLKVLVRNKKIGTLRETRERRGSDKHGQVEECEEEETDQEDEEDEVKESEAAGILKDSPDQETEKKRVVGLPLFKKRRVKVAMALSDLVIYTKAEKFRSFHHSRMHQQFNETNSIGETKARKLSKLKAHDFILHTRKFITRIYPKGTRTDSSNFNPQEFWNLGCQMVALNFQTAGTPMDLQNGKFLDNGGSGYILKPQFLRDDKSNFNPNTALVDSNPVVLTIRLISGVQLPPSSHSSSNKADSLVMVEIFGVPNDQVKQQTRVIKRNAFGPRWNEAFTFIIQVPELALIRFVVENQSLIAGNEFLGQYTLPVLCMNKGYRRIPLFSRMGESLEPASLFVYVWYIRATNGA from the exons ATGTCATTTGAAGGCTTTACAAGATACATGGATTCATCTGAATGTTTACTATTTAACAATGAGTGTGAAAAAGTTTATCAAGATATGAATCATCcattaaatgattattttatttcaagttcACATAATACATACTTGATATCTGACCAATTAGTAGGACCAAGTGACCTTTGGGGATATGTAag tgCCCTTGTAAAAGGATGCCGTTGTCTGGAAATTGACTGCTGGGATGGATCACAAAATAAACCTATTGTGTATCATGGGTATACACTCACCAGCAGGCTTCTGTTTAAAACTGTTATCCAAGCGATACACAAATATGCATTTGTG ACGTCTGACTACCCAGTGGTGCTCTCATTAGAAAATCACTGCTCCGCTTCCCAGCAAGAAGTGATGGCAGACATTCTGCAGTCTGTTTTTGGAGATACTTTGCTTTCTGATATGCTTGATGATTTTCCTGACAAACTACCTTCACCAGAG GCGTTAAAACTCAAAGTATTagttagaaacaaaaaaataggaaCCTTAAGGGAAACCCGTGAGAGGAGAGGCAGTGATAAGCATGGTCAGGTAGAGGAATGTGAAGAGGAGGAGACAGATCAAGAGGATGAGGAGGACGAAGTCAAGGAATCAGAAGCGGCAGGTATTTTAAAGGACAGTCCAGACcaggaaacagagaagaaaagggtCGTCGGATTACCCCTTTTCAAGAAAAGAAGG GTAAAAGTGGCTATGGCCCTATCTGATCTTGTCATATACACTAAAGCTGAGAAGTTCAGAAGCTTTCACCATTCAAGAATGCACCAACAATTTAATGAAACTAATTCTATTGGGGAGACAAAAGCCCGAAAACTTTCCAAGTTGAAAG cccATGATTTTATTCTTCACACCAGGAAGTTCATTACTAGGATATATCCTAAAGGAACAAGAACAGACTCTTCTAATTTTAATCCTCAAGAATTTTGGAATTTAGGTTGTCAAATGG TGGCCTTAAATTTCCAGACTGCTGGTACGCCTATGGACcttcaaaatggaaaatttttagaTAATGGTggttctggatatattttgaaaccACAATTCCTAAGAGATGATAAATCAAACTTTAATCCAAATACAGCACtggtagacagtaatccagttgtACTTACAATAAGG CTCATCAGTGGTGTCCAGTTGCCTCCCAGCAGCCATTCATCCTCCAACAAAGCTGACAGTTTAGTGATGGTAGAAATTTTTGGCGTTCCAAATGATCAAGTGAAACAGCAGACTCGTGTAATTAAAAGAAATG cTTTTGGTCCAAGATGGAATGAAGCATTCACATTTATTATTCAGGTTCCAGAATTGGCACTGATACGTTTTGTTGTTGAAAATCAAAGTTTAATAGCTGGAAATGAATTTCTCGGGCAATATACTTTACCAGTTCTATGTATGAACAAAG GTTACCGTCGTATCCCTCTGTTTTCCAGAATGGGTGAGAGTCTTGAGCCTGCCTCACTGTTCGTTTATGTTTGGTACATCAGAGCAACTAATGGTGCTTGA